Proteins co-encoded in one Stomoxys calcitrans chromosome 5, idStoCalc2.1, whole genome shotgun sequence genomic window:
- the LOC131997945 gene encoding uncharacterized protein LOC131997945 has protein sequence MKVIVFRMCGGKSWMLGPKNEVRVVVVAKTDMTNANVGASGVAFAINNGKIYKKSALIVGSNGWRTWWNGGQPVNRHTPTQKEQIFGMRTIFRTTQFLAVIFKHSECKESKHISQLWR, from the exons ATGAAGGTCATCGTTTTTAGGATGTGTGGGGGTAAGAGTTGGATGCTTGGACCAAAAAATGAGGTGAGGGTAGTGGTGGTGGCCAAAACGGATATGACCAATGCCAATGTTGGTGCTAGTGGTGTGGCATTTGCTATCAACAATGGAAAGATATACAAG aaaTCTGCATTAATTGTGGGGAGCAATGGATGGAGGACGTGGTGGAACGGCGGGCAACCCGTTAATAGACACACGCCAACACAGAAAGAACAAATTTTCGGTATGCGAACCATTTTTCGCACAACACAATTTTTGGCGGTTATTTTTAAACATTCCGAGTGCAAAGAGTCCAAGCACATCAGCCAGCTATGGCGTTGA
- the LOC106083737 gene encoding uncharacterized protein LOC106083737 — translation MPHVKANWIRLSYKDFCKLVTKQNLEYLLLRCIVQPRKQGRKQYPIPTTTLTELNIGINFGSNDDLIPYWAMLEHLVTLTLIVDGYVTQKMLNDIATICVNLEGLHFQTSSFEEIKTFVVPAKVKTFFLYRCNYLTPENFQQILSTAHLVKLSITETQVNVMENQGLSPSIEHLDINVDLWNSDLILALCGSENLNYLYWNAPGFDRHVAANEAALKRCSSLEVLDLKMGTLSLDTLSHLQCLTKLTLPPSMPTLSWSLIVGVLKHPNLKEFALNKHCTARDLINDAEIPRRGFPLGLSTIRITLDIFCMALDFWFDLFNQNPHLQLGVYNFRGNPERVRMIINHEKFPKSLRTLDICHFIIKCRALRQNVEATMAKLKQDIAHFKYQNNEYMYRIIFDRNLGQTQ, via the exons ATGCCACACGTTAAAGCGAATTGGATACGACTTAGTTATAAGGATTTTTGCAAACTAGTTACTAAACAGAATCTGGAATACCTCCTACTTAGATGCATTGTTCAGCCTAGGAAACAAGGACGCAAACAATACCCCATCCCAACTACAACCCTGACAGAGCTGAATATTGGCATAAACTTCGGTTCAAACGACGATCTTATTCCTTATTGGGCAATGCTGGAACATTTGGTGACGCTCACGCTAATTGTCGATGGCTACGTAACCCAGAAAATGCTTAACGACATTGCCACCATATGTGTCAACTTGGAGGGGCTACATTTCCAAACCTCTTCTTTTGAAGAAATTAAGACCTTCGTTGTTCCTGCCaaagtaaaaacatttttcttatatCGCTGCAATTACCTGACGCCAGAAAATTTCCAACAAATCCTCTCAACAGCTCATTTGGTCAAATTATCCATAACTGAAACTCAAGTGAATGTCATGGAAAACCAAGGCCTGTCACCAAGCATAGAACATTTGGATATTAACGTTGACCTATGGAACTCGGACTTGATATTGGCTTTATGTGGCagtgaaaatttgaattatttataCTGGAATGCTCCAGGCTTCGACCGACATGTTGCAGCGAATGAGGCTGCCTTGAAAAGATGTAGCAGCTTAGAAGTACTGGACTTGAAAATGGGCACCTTGTCCTTGGACACCCTTTCACATTTGCAATGCCTTACTAAATTGACTCTACCACCCTCGATGCCTACGTTGTCATGGTCCCTCATCGTAGGTGTTCTCAAACATCCAAATCTAAAAGAATTCGCCTTAAATAAACACTGCACAGCTCGAGATCTAATAAATGATGCTGAAATACCGAGGAGGGGGTTTCCCTTGGGTCTTAGCACCATAAGAATAACCTTGGACATTTTCTGTATGGCATTGGACTTTTGGTTTGATTTATTTAACCAGAATCCTCACCTACAATTGGGTGTCTATAACTTTCGAGGAAATCCAGAACGCGTGCGAATGATTATAAACCATGAGAAGTTTCCCAAATCCCTGAGAACTTTGGATATTTGTCATTTTATTATAA AATGCCGGGCTTTGAGACAAAATGTGGAGGCTACCATGGCAAAGCTAAAACAAGACATTGCCCAtttcaaatatcaaaacaaTGAATACATGTACCGGATAATATTTGATAGAAATTTAGGCCAAAcacaataa